The region TGTACGACCCGGCGCCATTACCGGCGCCGGGAATTCTTGGCGAAGCAAGTTGGAATAAGAACTACGGCAGACTAACCGTCTGGCCATCGTCACGAATGCCGAGCAACTGATAGACGCCCATACCACTTGCATTCTGGTAGATCTGATCGCGAACGCCATCGCCACCGAACCAGCCGTTAGGTGTGCCGTTCTTCTCGAATTCGATGTCTTCCGAGATGAACTGAACCGAACCGTCGCAGAAGGAGAAGAACGCGCCACCGGTGTGTTGACTGGTAAAGCCCCAGTGGTGTGGGCTGTTCATGGGGAACGAAACGCAACGCGACAGCGTGTTCTGGCGTTCCAGGTAGCTGTTGCCTGGCGTGCCGGCCCAGAAGGCCCAACCGCGAGGACCACTTTCCCACTTGTTGGCATGTGCGGAAACTTCACCAATGGCAAACGTGTTGGAAAGACCATCGGTGATCGCCGAAAATTCCAAACCCACAACGTTGATGGCACCGGTATTAGCAGCTTTGTCCTGGTCCCATCCGGCTTGACCGTACCCTCGGCTGGCAGCGTAACTGATCGCACCATACTCGACCGAATCGTGCGTGAACGTTTCCGGTCCCGTCGTCGATGGGCAACGGAGGCCTGGGATGACGGTCTTCAGGGCGTCGGTAGCTTGTACACTGACGGTACCGTTGACGGCTTCAGGGAAAGTGTAATCCGTGACGCCCATCACTTCGTGCAAATTGTCTTGTTCCATAAAAGGCAAGATTTGCGCGGCCCAACACCAGAACGTATTGTCGGTTCGATAGGAAGGCAGCTTTCCAAAGGTATCGTGATGGTTATGCAGCGCCAGCACGACTTGTTTGAGATTGTTACGACACTGGATCTTGCGAGCTGCTTCTCGGGCCTGTTGCACAGCAGGAAGGAGAAGGGCAATTAAAACACCAATGATGGCGATAACAACGAGCAGCTCGACGAGCGTGAAGCCACGCTTTTTCATAGGAAACTCCTGGAATGAGGACGCGGAATATGGGGGCGTCAAAAAATGCATGACGGAGTTACTATCCCGTGATATTAAAGGTTGTGAAGACTGTCAATGGATTCCTGGTAATAATTCGTTGAATTGCGGTTAACTGAATCAATGCCCAAAATATCCGGGCATTTTAGACTCACTTCGAAGGGGATCATCCCATCGCAGGGAGGGGGCACTTTTTCGCATTGCCACTTTATGTGGTTATCTCTGGCACCCTCTTTGGGTGGCTGAGCATCAGTGCCGATTTATCACCAGATCCTTCCGCAGAGAATAAGGCTCCGCAATCGGTATGCGGAGCGATCGTTGACGTGTTTCGCCGTCGGCTTACTCCGACTTCAGCACAATGTCGTGGGCGTTGGGGCCGGGTTGGACGGTGATGACTTCGATTTCTTCCCAGTAGGTTTTGGGAAGGCCTGACAGTGGGTTCTTCGGGGCTGGGCCGACGGGGCGACCGTTGGGGCCGATCTCGGGCATGGGCGTTTCGACGGAGCCTGGGATCAGCTTGACCGAATGCTCGCCTGGCTGGATGCCGGTTTTGTTGAACGAGAACTGAGCCTCGTAGTTTCCGTTGGCATCGGTCTGAGCGTACGAAGGGGAACCTCCTTCGCTTGTCGGCGAAAACTGCAACGCAACGCCAGCAGGAGCTGGATTGCCGTCGATGGTGACGGTGCCTGACAGCGAAGGCAACGCTCCGCTGCCGCAGCCAACCGACGCGGCAAGCCCGATTAGCATTGCCGCGAAGAAACCGTAGTGAATGGGACGTTTCATGGGGCGAACCTCTCCTGTTTAGTACGAGCCGAGTGGTTGGCCATCGTCACGCAAGCCGAGTCGCTGATAGACACCGACCGTAGACGTGTCGAGCTCGCTGTACGACGTGTACCATGCAGCGGCGCCGCCATCATGCTTCAAGCCTTCGCGCGAGTCGATCGTTTCGCTGATGAAGTGAACGCTACCGTCGCCGTAAAGGAAGTTGGCTCCGCCAGGATGCAGACTGGAAAATGCCAGGTAGAAACGACCCACGAGCGGTTGATTGACTTTCTGGCCAAACGTTCGCCCGATTGCCTTCGGAGAAGACCAGGACGACTCGGAGTTGACGTTGCCGGTGCCGACCCAATAAGCGGCGTGGTGAATCGAGTCACGTTCGCCAACAGCAAACGTATTACTCGTGCCGTCGGTGATGTCGGCCATGCGCGTTCCCTTTTGGGCATTCATCAAACCATGCTGGTTCGGAATGCTGGCCGTGGGGGAAGCGTACCAGTTGGTGGTGTAGTGACCCATGACGCCGGCGTAGTTGCTCTTGGCTGGCTTGGTCGAATCAGGTCCACCGGTGTGGCAGAAGTCGACCGACGTGTTGATCTCTTCGCCAGGATCGCTGGGGCAGATAAATGCATCCAGCGGCGTACGCATCAGCGCGACACCAGCGGCCGGCCAACTCGTCGACGTATTACCTGGCAACAAGTCGTCGAACTCTTGCGTCGAGACGCCAAGCTGGTCGTGCAGTGCCGACTGTTCAAGGAATGGCAAAATACGAGCGCCCCAGCCCCAGGCTTTTCGCCAGCTGGCGGCGTTGGCTTGATCGTTGAAGCCGTAGCTGGCCGGGAATTCGCCATAGGTATCGTGAAAGTTGTGCAAGCCGAGGCCGATTTGCTTGAGATTGTTGTTGCACTGCATCCGACGAGCCGCTTCACGGGCTTGTTGAACCGCAGGCAACAATAGTGCGATCAAGACACCAATAATGGCGATGACCACCAAGAGCTCGACGAGCGTAAAGCCGCGCTTTTTCATAAGAAGCTCCTAACAACGAGAACGCGAGAATTTGGGGAAGAAGGAAAAGCAATAGAAGACTATCCCGTGATATTAAAGTCGGCAGTCGGTGTCAATGGATTTAAAGGCAAAAAGATAAATATTGCCATCTGTACAGATTCACGACGATGGATCGATGTTGGGCGGCCCCATGCCAGCTATCGTGCGGACTATGAGAGAGTGGGGTGTTTTAGGAGCTAAACCCCCACGAAAGAATGGCCATGTATGCTCCGGATTCGCGGTTCTTGAGAATCGTTGCGATAGCCCAGAATGAGGGGATGCTCGCGCATGAAAAATCCCCGCTGCCAAAAAAGAAGCGGGGATAAATGGATCAGGAGGTGAGACGTTACGCGGTCGTTAGGCGTCCTCGTCTTCTTCCTCTTCGTCGAACAGTTCCGATTGCTTGGCGTCGGCCGCTTCCACAGAGGAACCGTTGTCGGTTTCTGTCGGGCGATTGAGCATGTCGGCCAGCATCTCTTCCTCGTCTTTCTCGACGATCAATACCCCGCCGCCATAATTGGCTTCGTTCGGGTCGACTGCTTTGCCGCTTTCATCGAGCACCATGTCAGCTTCGGCAGTCTTCTTTTTAGCGACAGCCAACAGCTTTTCGTAGATGTCTTCTTTGTCGGTGCCGTTGATGTCGCTGACCGCTTGGGCCACTTCACCCAGGTAACGACGGAAGATCGTCCGGCGATCGGCTTGCTGCTTCACTTTCATGCGGCGACGCAGGAACATGCCTAGCTTGCGTCCGGCCGTTTGCAGCGCGAGACGCATCTCTTTCTGGATCTCGTCATAGCTGGCCACGGCTTCCTTCGCCTGGTTGGTGAAGGGTACCCAAACGCTGGCAATGTGAACCATGATGGTCACAGGACCACTCGGCAGATTGCCGCGCGACTGCGAAAGCCCATACGAACGCCAGTTGGTTCCAGCAATCGTTTTGGTGATCGCACAGTCGCCATGCTGGAACTGCAGCGGCACTCGGTTGGCGTAACGATAGACCTGCATCGACTGGCCTTCGTTGACGTTGATGTTTTGCATGGCCTCAAAGAGATGGTCGATCTCTTTCGGCTTGAGCTTATTGGGGCTCTTGCGGGTACCGACTTTCGACTGCTTGATAATCTTGTCGGCGGCGTCGGGGCCAAGTCCGTTGAACGTCAGAATCAGGAACTGGCGGACCGTTCGGGCGTCGGTTTCGTAAAGCAGTTCTTTCAGCAGATCCTTGGTGATCTTCTGGGTTTCGACGTTGCCCCCGTAGGCCAGGGCGACTTCGATCTGAAACGGATTGCCTCGATAAACGGCCGGCGGACGTGTGGCCGCCGCGTAAAACTCGGCCGGAACAACGCTATGCAGGCCCTTCAAAAGCTGTTCTTCCCCGATCGGAACGATACAGTCGGTCGTCGGGTTGCTGATTTTGGTGTCTTGGATCGCGGCGTACAGATGCTCGGCATGATCGCGATCGATTCGTTTAACACGCATCCGCGTGCTGAGCTTTGCTTTATCGCAAATCTGCTTGGCGATCCCGGGGCTGACGCGCGAGAACGAATTGGTCAAGAAACCGGACAAGCTGGTTTCGCTCGTTTCTTTGCACATCGAAACGAGCCGCCCCAGCTCTACCCCGTACGGATGCGGCTTGATCTCGGCCGCTTCGGGAGGCAGCACTTCGGACGAACGTCGATAGGTCTTTTGCACGCCGGCAGGGTCGATGTAATGCAGCGTGACGTGCGGATTGGCGATCGCCGTTTGCTCGAGGTATTCGTCAACGCTCCCCTTCCCTCGCTGATACTTGGCTTCCAAGTCGAGGGTGACGCGCGTGCCGTGGGCGATGGGCTTGGGTTTGGCATCGGGGGTTTCCGGATCGTGATGAGTGACCCATTCGATGCCGTGGTCTTCGATGTACTTCTCCCCTTTCTCGCCAGGGGGGATATCTTCGCCGTTCCCTTTACCGTTGAGGATTTCGGGTTTGTTGACTTTGGTGTCGATGCGAAGTTCGTAATAGTGGGCCGGCTTCGACTTGCCGGTCTTACTGACAATTTTGATCGGCTTGCCGGTCGTCAGAATGGCGTACATGCCGGCCGC is a window of Bremerella sp. TYQ1 DNA encoding:
- a CDS encoding DUF1559 domain-containing protein, whose protein sequence is MKKRGFTLVELLVVIAIIGVLIALLLPAVQQAREAARKIQCRNNLKQVVLALHNHHDTFGKLPSYRTDNTFWCWAAQILPFMEQDNLHEVMGVTDYTFPEAVNGTVSVQATDALKTVIPGLRCPSTTGPETFTHDSVEYGAISYAASRGYGQAGWDQDKAANTGAINVVGLEFSAITDGLSNTFAIGEVSAHANKWESGPRGWAFWAGTPGNSYLERQNTLSRCVSFPMNSPHHWGFTSQHTGGAFFSFCDGSVQFISEDIEFEKNGTPNGWFGGDGVRDQIYQNASGMGVYQLLGIRDDGQTVSLP
- a CDS encoding Ig-like domain-containing protein encodes the protein MKRPIHYGFFAAMLIGLAASVGCGSGALPSLSGTVTIDGNPAPAGVALQFSPTSEGGSPSYAQTDANGNYEAQFSFNKTGIQPGEHSVKLIPGSVETPMPEIGPNGRPVGPAPKNPLSGLPKTYWEEIEVITVQPGPNAHDIVLKSE
- a CDS encoding DUF1559 domain-containing protein, whose product is MKKRGFTLVELLVVIAIIGVLIALLLPAVQQAREAARRMQCNNNLKQIGLGLHNFHDTYGEFPASYGFNDQANAASWRKAWGWGARILPFLEQSALHDQLGVSTQEFDDLLPGNTSTSWPAAGVALMRTPLDAFICPSDPGEEINTSVDFCHTGGPDSTKPAKSNYAGVMGHYTTNWYASPTASIPNQHGLMNAQKGTRMADITDGTSNTFAVGERDSIHHAAYWVGTGNVNSESSWSSPKAIGRTFGQKVNQPLVGRFYLAFSSLHPGGANFLYGDGSVHFISETIDSREGLKHDGGAAAWYTSYSELDTSTVGVYQRLGLRDDGQPLGSY
- a CDS encoding ATP-binding protein, which gives rise to MAKKQREISVSEFFAKNRHMLGFDNPRKALLTTIKEAVDNSLDACEEAGILPEIWVHVEQTGESRYKAAVQDNGPGILKKQIPLIFGKLLYGSKFHRLRMSRGQQGIGISAAGMYAILTTGKPIKIVSKTGKSKPAHYYELRIDTKVNKPEILNGKGNGEDIPPGEKGEKYIEDHGIEWVTHHDPETPDAKPKPIAHGTRVTLDLEAKYQRGKGSVDEYLEQTAIANPHVTLHYIDPAGVQKTYRRSSEVLPPEAAEIKPHPYGVELGRLVSMCKETSETSLSGFLTNSFSRVSPGIAKQICDKAKLSTRMRVKRIDRDHAEHLYAAIQDTKISNPTTDCIVPIGEEQLLKGLHSVVPAEFYAAATRPPAVYRGNPFQIEVALAYGGNVETQKITKDLLKELLYETDARTVRQFLILTFNGLGPDAADKIIKQSKVGTRKSPNKLKPKEIDHLFEAMQNINVNEGQSMQVYRYANRVPLQFQHGDCAITKTIAGTNWRSYGLSQSRGNLPSGPVTIMVHIASVWVPFTNQAKEAVASYDEIQKEMRLALQTAGRKLGMFLRRRMKVKQQADRRTIFRRYLGEVAQAVSDINGTDKEDIYEKLLAVAKKKTAEADMVLDESGKAVDPNEANYGGGVLIVEKDEEEMLADMLNRPTETDNGSSVEAADAKQSELFDEEEEDEDA